One Miscanthus floridulus cultivar M001 chromosome 11, ASM1932011v1, whole genome shotgun sequence DNA window includes the following coding sequences:
- the LOC136494947 gene encoding nicotinate phosphoribosyltransferase 2-like isoform X2, producing MPMCEGAFFDYLRELDCSDVEVYSIPEGSVVFPKVPLMRVEGPVAVVQLLETPFINLINYASLVTTNAARHRHVAGKSKVLLEFGLRRAQGPDGAISASKYCFMGGFDATSNVLAGNLFGIPLRGTHSHAFVSSYMSLDEIPDKALRSKDGSRVCQDFVSLVQEWLQKIQTADSLGGVFGDTNKSELAAFASYALAFPSNFLALVDTYDVMRSGIPNFCAVALALHDLGYKASGIRLDSGDLAYLSIEARKVFRAVEKEFNVPGFAKMVITASNDLNEETIDALNKQGHEVDAFGIGTYLVTCYSQAALGCVFKLVEINNRPRIKLSEDVAKVSIPCKKRCFRLYGKEGYPLVDIMIRESEPSPKAGERILCRHPFIESKRAYVVPQHVEELLQCYWPGTSDKPRAELPSLEKIRSRCMQRLEKLRPDHIRRLNPTPYKVSVSAKLYDFIHCLWLNEAPVGELQ from the exons ATGCCAATGTGTGAG GGTGCGTTCTTCGATTATCTCAGGGAACTTGACTGCTCTGATGTAGAGGTGTACTCCATTCCTGAGGGATCAGTAGTTTTTCCAAAAGTGCCCTTGATGAGAGTTGAAGGTCCAGTTGCT GTGGTTCAACTTCTTGAGACTCCATTTATAAATCTTATCAATTATGCTTCTTTGGTAACTACTAATGCTGCGCGTCATCGTCATGTTGCTGGAAAGTCAAAGGTTCTGTTAGAATTTGGTTTAAGACGAGCACAG GGACCTGATGGAGCAATAAGTGCCTCAAAATATTGTTTTATGGGAGGTTTTGACGCAACCAG taATGTTTTGGCTGGAAATTTGTTTGGCATACCACTTCGTGGAACACATTCTCATGCTTTTGTTAGCTCATATATG AGCCTTGATGAGATACCAGACAAGGCCCTCAGGAGCAAAGATGGCTCAAGAGTTTGCCAGGATTTTGTTAGTTTAGTGCAAGAGTGGCTTCAAAAGATTCAG ACAGCCGATTCATTAGGTGGTGTATTTGGTGATACAAATAAAAGTGAGCTGGCTGCATTTGCATCCTACGCATTGGCTTTTCCAAGCAACTTCCTTGCTCTTGTGGACACATATGAC GTTATGCGAAGTGGTATTCCAAATTTCTGTGCAGTGGCTCTAGCACTTCATGACTTAGG GTACAAGGCATCTGGTATTAGATTAGATTCTGGTGATCTAGCCTATTTGTCCATTGAAGCACGAAAAGTGTTTCGTGCAGTAGAGAAGGAATTTAATGTACCTGGTTTTGCAAAGATGGTCATTACTGCTAGCAACGACCTGAATGAGGAAACAATTGATGCCCTCAACAAACAG GGTCATGAGGTTGATGCCTTTGGAATTGGAACTTACCTTGTGACGTGTTATTCCCAGGCTGCTCTTGGTTGTGTCTTTAAGCTAGTTGAGATAAATAATAGACCTCGTATTAAGCTTTCTGAGGACGTGGCAAAA GTTTCCATTCCATGCAAAAAACGATGTTTTAGACTGTATGGGAAAGAAGGCTACCCACTGGTAGATATCATGATTCGTGAAAGTGAACCATCACCTAAG GCAGGAGAAAGAATCCTCTGCCGCCATCCATTCATTGAATCAAAGAGAGCATATGTTGTCCCCCAGCATGTTGAGGAGCTTCTACAGTGCTATTGGCCTGGGACATCAG ATAAACCTAGAGCAGAGTTGCCCTCCTTGGAGAAGATCAGGAGCCGCTGCATGCAGCGGCTTGAAAAGCTGCGTCCGGATCACATCCGGCGGCTAAATCCAACACCGTACAAG GTGAGCGTGAGTGCAAAGCTGTACGATTTCATCCACTGCCTATGGCTGAACGAGGCGCCAGTAGGTGAACTACAGTAG
- the LOC136494947 gene encoding nicotinate phosphoribosyltransferase 2-like isoform X1, with amino-acid sequence MAATSAPPASAHAHANGNGSLAGVAAPVGAPTNPMATALLTDQYQFSMAYAYWKAGKHADRAVFDLYFRKNPFGGEFTVFAGLEECIKFIANFKFTEHDISFLQSVMPMCEGAFFDYLRELDCSDVEVYSIPEGSVVFPKVPLMRVEGPVAVVQLLETPFINLINYASLVTTNAARHRHVAGKSKVLLEFGLRRAQGPDGAISASKYCFMGGFDATSNVLAGNLFGIPLRGTHSHAFVSSYMSLDEIPDKALRSKDGSRVCQDFVSLVQEWLQKIQTADSLGGVFGDTNKSELAAFASYALAFPSNFLALVDTYDVMRSGIPNFCAVALALHDLGYKASGIRLDSGDLAYLSIEARKVFRAVEKEFNVPGFAKMVITASNDLNEETIDALNKQGHEVDAFGIGTYLVTCYSQAALGCVFKLVEINNRPRIKLSEDVAKVSIPCKKRCFRLYGKEGYPLVDIMIRESEPSPKAGERILCRHPFIESKRAYVVPQHVEELLQCYWPGTSDKPRAELPSLEKIRSRCMQRLEKLRPDHIRRLNPTPYKVSVSAKLYDFIHCLWLNEAPVGELQ; translated from the exons ATGGCGGCGACGTCAGCTCCGCCCGCgagcgcccacgcccacgccaacGGCAACGGCTCCCTCGCGGGGGTGGCGGCGCCGGTGGGCGCGCCCACCAACCCCATGGCGACGGCGCTGCTCACCGATCAGTACCAGTTCTCCATGGCCTACGCGTACTGGAAAGCCGGGAAGCACGCAGACCGAGCCGT GTTTGACCTGTACTTTAGGAAAAATCCATTTGGTGGGGAGTTCACTGTTTTTGCTGGCCTTGAGGAGTGCATCAAATTTATTGCGAATTTTAAGTTCACAGAACATGACATTTCGTTCCTGCAATCAGTCATGCCAATGTGTGAG GGTGCGTTCTTCGATTATCTCAGGGAACTTGACTGCTCTGATGTAGAGGTGTACTCCATTCCTGAGGGATCAGTAGTTTTTCCAAAAGTGCCCTTGATGAGAGTTGAAGGTCCAGTTGCT GTGGTTCAACTTCTTGAGACTCCATTTATAAATCTTATCAATTATGCTTCTTTGGTAACTACTAATGCTGCGCGTCATCGTCATGTTGCTGGAAAGTCAAAGGTTCTGTTAGAATTTGGTTTAAGACGAGCACAG GGACCTGATGGAGCAATAAGTGCCTCAAAATATTGTTTTATGGGAGGTTTTGACGCAACCAG taATGTTTTGGCTGGAAATTTGTTTGGCATACCACTTCGTGGAACACATTCTCATGCTTTTGTTAGCTCATATATG AGCCTTGATGAGATACCAGACAAGGCCCTCAGGAGCAAAGATGGCTCAAGAGTTTGCCAGGATTTTGTTAGTTTAGTGCAAGAGTGGCTTCAAAAGATTCAG ACAGCCGATTCATTAGGTGGTGTATTTGGTGATACAAATAAAAGTGAGCTGGCTGCATTTGCATCCTACGCATTGGCTTTTCCAAGCAACTTCCTTGCTCTTGTGGACACATATGAC GTTATGCGAAGTGGTATTCCAAATTTCTGTGCAGTGGCTCTAGCACTTCATGACTTAGG GTACAAGGCATCTGGTATTAGATTAGATTCTGGTGATCTAGCCTATTTGTCCATTGAAGCACGAAAAGTGTTTCGTGCAGTAGAGAAGGAATTTAATGTACCTGGTTTTGCAAAGATGGTCATTACTGCTAGCAACGACCTGAATGAGGAAACAATTGATGCCCTCAACAAACAG GGTCATGAGGTTGATGCCTTTGGAATTGGAACTTACCTTGTGACGTGTTATTCCCAGGCTGCTCTTGGTTGTGTCTTTAAGCTAGTTGAGATAAATAATAGACCTCGTATTAAGCTTTCTGAGGACGTGGCAAAA GTTTCCATTCCATGCAAAAAACGATGTTTTAGACTGTATGGGAAAGAAGGCTACCCACTGGTAGATATCATGATTCGTGAAAGTGAACCATCACCTAAG GCAGGAGAAAGAATCCTCTGCCGCCATCCATTCATTGAATCAAAGAGAGCATATGTTGTCCCCCAGCATGTTGAGGAGCTTCTACAGTGCTATTGGCCTGGGACATCAG ATAAACCTAGAGCAGAGTTGCCCTCCTTGGAGAAGATCAGGAGCCGCTGCATGCAGCGGCTTGAAAAGCTGCGTCCGGATCACATCCGGCGGCTAAATCCAACACCGTACAAG GTGAGCGTGAGTGCAAAGCTGTACGATTTCATCCACTGCCTATGGCTGAACGAGGCGCCAGTAGGTGAACTACAGTAG
- the LOC136494951 gene encoding probable serine/threonine-protein kinase At1g01540 → MSDSELSQGTLVFGLHLWELVGVGVGAAFVLLLVLLSLLCLLASRRRRRRRAVPATPVLHLPVVVPNAQPKHPAKPPKDIQEVPSRGTAAPAAAPAKAPLAQVLQAPPPDSIQIETGKEHRITFPEQPPPPHHQRSGGPSSRGASGESRGGGGEPGVPEVSHLGWGHWYTLKELEDATCMFADEKVIGEGGYGIVYHGVLEGGVQVAVKNLLNNRGQAEREFKVEVEAIGRVRHKNLVRLLGYCAEGNQRMLVYEYVNNGNLEQWLHGDVGPVSPLTWDIRMKIILGTAKGLMYLHEGLEPKVVHRDVKSSNILLDKHWNAKLSDFGLAKLLGSERSYVTTRVMGTFGYVAPEYAGTGMLNETSDVYSFGILIMEIISGRVPVDYNRPPGEINLVEWLKMMVSNRNSEGVLDPKMTEKPTSRALKKALLVALRCVDPEARKRPKIGHVIHMLEVDDFPYRDERRGGKAPTQARSVETPASEPGDSS, encoded by the exons ATGTCGGACTCTGAGCTGTCCCAGGGCACGCTGGTGTTCGGCCTCCACCTCTGGGAGCTCGTCGGCGTCGGTGTCGGTGCCGCATTCgtgctcctcctcgtcctcctctccctgctctgcctcctcgcctcccgccgccgccgccgccgccgcgccgtcccGGCCACCCCCGTCCTCCACCTCCCCGTCGTCGTGCCCAATGCCCAGCCCAAGCACCCCGCCAAGCCCCCCAAGGACATCCAGGAGGTGCCCTCCCGCGGCACCGcggcccccgccgccgccccggccAAGGCCCCGCTCGCCCAGGTGCtgcaggcgccgccgccggacTCCATCCAGATCGAGACGGGGAAGGAGCACCGCATCACGTTCCCGGAGCAGCCGCCGCCCCCGCACCACCAGCGGAGCGGGGGCCCGTCGTCTCGGGGCGCCAGCGGGGAGAGCCGTGGCGGTGGCGGGGAACCGGGGGTCCCGGAGGTCTCGCACCTGGGGTGGGGCCACTGGTACACGCTCAAGGAGCTCGAGGACGCCACGTGCATGTTCGCCGACGAGAAGGTGATCGGCGAGGGCGGCTACGGCATAGTGTACCACGGCGTGCTCGAGGGTGGAGTGCAGGTCGCCGTCAAAAACTTGCTCAACAACAG GGGGCAGGCAGAGCGTGAATTCAAGGTTGAGGTGGAAGCTATCGGTCGGGTGCGACACAAGAACCTTGTGCGGTTGTTAGGATATTGCGCTGAAGGCAACCAAAG GATGCTTGTGTATGAGTATGTTAATAATGGAAACTTGGAGCAATGGCTCCATGGTGATGTTGGTCCTGTGAGCCCTCTTACATGGGATATAAGAATGAAGATTATTCTGGGAACAGCAAAAGG GTTAATGTATTTGCATGAGGGACTTGAGCCAAAGGTGGTTCACCGTGATGTCAAGTCGAGCAATATTCTTCTTGACAAGCATTGGAATGCAAAGCTTTCTGATTTTGGGCTAGCGAAACTTTTGGGTTCTGAGCGGAGTTATGTCACAACCAGGGTCATGGGGACATTTGG GTATGTTGCGCCAGAGTATGCGGGCACTGGCATGTTGAATGAAACTAGCGATGTCTATAGTTTTGGAATTCTGATCATGGAAATAATATCTGGCCGCGTACCTGTTGATTACAACAGGCCGCCAGGGGAG ATTAATCTTGTTGAGTGGCTGAAGATGATGGTCAGCAACAGAAACTCTGAAGGGGTTTTGGATCCTAAGATGACTGAGAAGCCTACTTCTAGGGCATTGAAGAAGGCTTTGCTAGTGGCTCTGCGGTGCGTAGATCCTGAAGCTCGCAAGAGGCCAAAGATTGGGCATGTCATCCACATGCTTGAAGTTGATGATTTTCCGTACAGAGAT GAGCGTCGGGGTGGCAAAGCTCCAACTCAAGCAAGATCAGTGGAAACACCTGCAAGTGAACCTGGTGATAGTAGTTGA